A portion of the Cellulophaga algicola DSM 14237 genome contains these proteins:
- a CDS encoding 3-oxoacyl-ACP synthase III family protein, which yields MKIGITGTGSYIPPVLTANSSFNNHTFLNTDGTAFAHSNEVIIEKFKAITGIEERRYVTDDLNTSDIAFFAAEKAIADAGIDKETLDYIIFAHNFGDVKHGTSQGNTLPSLATRVKHSLKIKNPKCVAYDLLFGCPGWIEGVIQANAFIKSGIAKRCLVIGAETLSRIVDDYDRDSMIYADGAGATIIEASDKNGEILAHASATYAYDEANYLFFGPSYSKENTTDTNYIKMHGRKIYEFAVTNVPQAMKDCLDSSGVAITDVKKIFIHQANEKMDEAIVKRFYKSYGMEMPEGIMPMNIRENGNSSVATIPTLFDMVKHGKIENQAIEKGDVVIFASVGAGMNINAIVYRH from the coding sequence ATGAAAATCGGAATTACAGGAACAGGATCATATATACCACCTGTTTTAACAGCTAATAGCAGCTTTAACAACCACACATTTTTAAATACTGATGGAACCGCATTTGCGCATTCTAACGAAGTAATAATAGAAAAATTTAAAGCCATTACCGGTATTGAAGAACGCCGTTATGTCACGGATGATTTAAATACTTCTGACATTGCATTTTTTGCTGCTGAAAAAGCAATTGCTGATGCAGGAATTGATAAAGAAACTTTAGATTACATCATCTTCGCACATAATTTTGGCGATGTAAAACATGGTACGTCTCAAGGAAATACCTTACCTAGTTTAGCGACACGTGTTAAACATAGTTTAAAAATAAAAAATCCAAAATGCGTTGCTTATGATCTTCTGTTTGGATGTCCTGGATGGATTGAAGGGGTGATACAAGCCAATGCATTTATTAAAAGTGGTATTGCTAAAAGATGCTTGGTTATTGGCGCAGAAACTCTTTCTAGAATTGTAGACGATTACGATCGTGATTCTATGATTTATGCCGATGGTGCTGGAGCTACAATTATTGAAGCTTCTGATAAAAACGGAGAAATATTAGCACATGCTTCTGCTACCTACGCCTATGATGAAGCGAACTACTTATTTTTTGGCCCTTCTTATTCCAAAGAAAATACAACAGACACCAACTACATCAAAATGCATGGCCGTAAAATCTATGAATTTGCAGTAACAAATGTACCGCAAGCCATGAAAGATTGCTTAGATAGCAGTGGAGTTGCAATTACCGATGTTAAAAAAATATTCATTCACCAAGCGAATGAAAAAATGGATGAAGCGATTGTAAAACGTTTTTACAAATCTTATGGGATGGAAATGCCAGAAGGTATTATGCCCATGAATATTAGAGAGAATGGAAATAGTTCCGTAGCTACAATTCCTACCTTATTTGATATGGTGAAGCACGGAAAAATAGAAAATCAGGCTATAGAAAAAGGAGATGTTGTTATATTTGCAAGCGTTGGCGCAGGAATGAATATAAATGCCATTGTTTACAGACACTAA
- a CDS encoding tetratricopeptide repeat protein, translated as MKQLFLFLFITPFAMAQATFVPVEKERLDTWLTEAKENGEVDIKQLEKLDAEYADVLTTPASTNRIFDYGRILTIALQPGLASASEKELSGPAQKIIDEAEKAYRNAISNCDCHGRANIMLGLLYNQQGKYYISEPYLEKGLELEEGGEDWMIAANQYLLAGAYTYNTTEVKYVEVYVLFKKYAKTVTKDAAYYQKMAGLYVSYYE; from the coding sequence ATGAAACAGCTATTCTTATTTCTTTTTATCACACCATTTGCTATGGCGCAAGCTACTTTTGTTCCTGTAGAAAAAGAGCGTTTAGATACTTGGCTTACAGAAGCCAAAGAAAATGGCGAGGTAGATATAAAACAGTTGGAAAAATTAGATGCAGAATATGCGGATGTTTTAACAACACCTGCGAGTACCAATCGTATTTTTGATTATGGGCGTATTCTTACGATAGCATTACAACCTGGTTTGGCATCGGCGAGTGAAAAAGAACTTTCTGGTCCGGCTCAAAAAATTATTGATGAAGCAGAGAAAGCATACAGAAATGCCATTAGTAATTGTGATTGCCATGGCCGCGCAAATATAATGTTGGGTCTGTTATACAATCAACAGGGTAAATATTATATCTCTGAACCTTATTTAGAAAAAGGGTTGGAATTAGAAGAAGGGGGTGAAGACTGGATGATTGCAGCAAATCAATATCTATTAGCGGGGGCTTATACTTATAATACGACAGAAGTAAAGTATGTTGAGGTGTATGTACTCTTTAAAAAATATGCTAAGACGGTCACCAAAGATGCTGCTTACTATCAAAAAATGGCCGGTTTATATGTAAGCTATTATGAATAA
- a CDS encoding SPFH domain-containing protein: protein MDLKKQMRSVIQWEDPKDYQLFFKFTDRGDELKNASKLILQPGQGCIFTYEGKIEGFFETEGIYDLKTSNTPFWTTIKKFMNAFESEHKTGLWFYRKAELLNVRWGTRIPITYNDPVYSFPVKLRAYGNYSLRITNAKEFFINILAGQTDYFVDQLQEVFLSRITQPISSYLANAKFSYAEIDGHIETIAQQAQLKTTEIFEKLGFQLTDFRIEGTSFDPETNKRISEISDVQADVNAASIAGIDFAELQRLRAMRDVAKNEGMAGASMGMLTGMEMGKAMSGTTAAPQEAPKNNIKIKLKELKEFFEEDLISEEEFQAKKQQLLDQL from the coding sequence ATGGATCTTAAAAAGCAAATGCGTTCAGTTATTCAATGGGAAGATCCTAAAGATTACCAACTGTTTTTCAAATTCACCGATAGGGGTGATGAGTTAAAAAACGCATCTAAATTAATTCTACAACCGGGACAAGGTTGTATTTTTACCTATGAAGGTAAAATTGAAGGATTTTTTGAAACGGAAGGTATTTACGATTTAAAAACATCGAATACTCCTTTTTGGACCACCATTAAAAAGTTTATGAACGCTTTTGAAAGTGAACATAAAACAGGACTTTGGTTTTACAGAAAGGCGGAGCTATTAAATGTGCGTTGGGGAACAAGAATTCCAATCACCTATAATGATCCTGTCTATAGTTTTCCTGTAAAGCTTAGAGCTTATGGCAATTATTCCCTGCGGATTACCAATGCAAAAGAATTTTTTATCAACATTTTAGCGGGCCAGACAGATTATTTTGTGGACCAATTGCAAGAAGTATTTCTATCGCGTATTACACAGCCCATTTCATCTTACTTAGCCAATGCTAAGTTCTCTTACGCAGAAATAGATGGACATATAGAAACCATTGCGCAACAGGCACAACTAAAAACAACTGAAATCTTTGAAAAGCTAGGTTTTCAATTAACAGATTTTAGAATAGAAGGCACTTCGTTTGATCCAGAGACCAACAAACGGATTAGTGAAATTAGTGATGTGCAAGCCGATGTTAATGCGGCAAGCATAGCGGGAATAGATTTTGCAGAACTGCAAAGGTTGCGAGCCATGCGTGATGTTGCCAAGAATGAGGGAATGGCAGGAGCTAGTATGGGAATGCTTACTGGTATGGAAATGGGAAAAGCAATGAGCGGTACTACTGCTGCTCCGCAAGAGGCGCCTAAAAATAATATCAAAATAAAGCTTAAAGAACTCAAGGAATTTTTTGAAGAAGACTTAATTTCAGAAGAAGAGTTTCAAGCCAAAAAGCAACAATTATTAGATCAATTATAA
- a CDS encoding UbiA prenyltransferase family protein has translation MKYAKRLFDFYLDASIHVAFAVLALMEVTAILLNISIDRHLKFLVFFGTMTAYNFVKYGVEAKKYILVANRYHKNIQFFSIIALIIACYSAFYLNENELYLMVGLFFLTGLYAVPLLPHTKNLRNLAGLKVFIVALVWAGVTVVLPSFEKPNVILWDVAIEVIQRILLVLILLVPFEIRDLKYDAAALKTIPQRFGAHKTLVFGGFLAIILYGLTFLKEDLTPLDAITKGVLFLILGHIMLYTKKNQNKYYASFWVEAIPIFWWISILLVEIGI, from the coding sequence ATGAAGTATGCAAAACGTCTTTTCGATTTTTATTTAGATGCTAGTATTCACGTTGCTTTTGCAGTACTTGCTCTTATGGAAGTTACGGCTATATTGTTGAACATTTCTATCGATCGTCACTTGAAGTTTTTGGTATTTTTTGGTACGATGACTGCCTACAATTTTGTAAAGTATGGGGTAGAAGCAAAGAAATATATATTGGTTGCCAACCGATACCATAAGAACATTCAGTTTTTTAGTATCATAGCTTTAATTATTGCCTGTTACAGCGCTTTTTATTTAAATGAAAATGAATTGTATTTAATGGTAGGCTTATTTTTTTTAACAGGTTTATATGCTGTTCCGTTATTGCCGCATACTAAAAATTTAAGAAATTTAGCGGGACTCAAAGTTTTTATCGTCGCATTAGTTTGGGCAGGAGTTACGGTAGTATTGCCTAGTTTTGAAAAACCAAATGTTATTCTTTGGGATGTGGCTATCGAAGTAATACAACGTATTTTGCTAGTTCTAATACTGCTTGTGCCTTTTGAAATCAGGGATCTAAAATACGATGCTGCTGCTCTAAAAACCATTCCACAACGTTTTGGAGCACATAAAACACTGGTTTTTGGTGGTTTTTTAGCAATTATACTTTATGGTTTAACCTTTTTAAAAGAAGATTTAACCCCATTAGATGCTATTACAAAAGGTGTTTTGTTCCTAATATTAGGACATATAATGCTGTATACTAAAAAGAACCAAAACAAATATTATGCTTCTTTTTGGGTAGAAGCAATTCCAATTTTCTGGTGGATTTCTATACTTTTAGTAGAAATAGGGATTTAA
- a CDS encoding rhodanese-like domain-containing protein, with amino-acid sequence MKYSVLFAFLAFLNYGCSQIKSKPITEVSQDELKNVTLLDVRTPDEFNAGHLNDALNINWFDADFQTQISEHVAKDKTVYVYCKVGGRSAKAADKLTALGYTVVNLEGGYDTYIKAKD; translated from the coding sequence ATGAAATATTCAGTATTGTTCGCCTTTTTAGCGTTTTTAAATTATGGTTGTTCGCAAATAAAATCAAAACCTATCACAGAAGTTTCACAAGATGAACTTAAAAATGTCACTTTACTAGATGTAAGAACACCTGATGAGTTTAATGCAGGGCATTTAAATGATGCTTTGAATATCAATTGGTTTGATGCTGATTTTCAGACACAAATATCGGAACATGTGGCTAAGGATAAAACGGTATATGTGTATTGTAAGGTAGGTGGCCGCAGTGCTAAAGCAGCCGATAAGTTGACTGCTTTAGGATATACCGTTGTAAATCTAGAAGGTGGATATGATACCTATATAAAGGCAAAGGACTAG
- a CDS encoding GbsR/MarR family transcriptional regulator, with product MDYKEAKDKFISTWGSLGTLWGINKAMAQIQALLFISTKPLSTEEIMEELQISRGNTSMNVRQLIDWGIVTKELVPGERKEYFSTEKDVQELARVIAKERSRREIQPVIKTLKEVSTIKDDGTEKTRELIKQTKALYDLADTADVMLNKLVNQNQNWLTKSLFKIFK from the coding sequence ATGGATTATAAAGAAGCAAAAGATAAGTTTATAAGTACGTGGGGAAGTTTGGGTACGCTTTGGGGCATTAATAAGGCCATGGCACAGATACAAGCGCTACTTTTCATTTCTACAAAACCATTATCTACTGAAGAGATTATGGAAGAGCTTCAGATTTCTAGAGGTAATACAAGCATGAATGTACGCCAGTTAATTGATTGGGGCATTGTTACGAAAGAATTGGTACCTGGAGAGCGTAAGGAATATTTTTCTACAGAGAAAGATGTACAAGAGTTAGCACGTGTCATTGCAAAAGAACGTAGCCGTAGAGAAATTCAACCTGTTATAAAAACGCTTAAAGAAGTCTCTACTATTAAAGATGATGGTACAGAAAAGACAAGAGAATTAATTAAACAAACTAAGGCCCTGTATGATTTAGCAGATACTGCAGATGTGATGTTAAACAAATTAGTGAACCAAAATCAAAATTGGTTAACAAAATCATTATTCAAAATTTTTAAATAA
- the gcvP gene encoding aminomethyl-transferring glycine dehydrogenase: MKTDVFASRHIGIREEDLQHMFKTVGVENLEQLIYETIPNDIRLKTPLALEAPMSEHKFLEHLQNLSEKNKVFTTYIGLGYHESLTPSVIKRNILENPGWYTAYTPYQAEIAQGRLEALLNFQTMICDLTGMELANASLLDESTAAAEAMTMLYEVRSREQKKNNVVKFFVSEEILPQTLSLLKTRAIPLDIELVIGNHETFEFGADFYGAILQYPGKHGQVNDYASFIAKAKEQEIKVAVAADILSLTLLTPPGEFGADVVVGTTQRFGIPLGYGGPHAAFFATKDAYKRSIPGRIIGVTKDTDGNPALRMALQTREQHIKRDKATSNICTAQVLLAVMAGMYAVYHGPKGLKYIAKKVHTSAATLADALEQLGVYQINTSYFDTITVKADATLVKPVAEKNEVNFLYSDDQTISIALNEATSLEDLQKVVAIFAEALDKDVIAIDVVKDLSAIAPVSQRTSPFLENVVFNSYHSETEMMRYIKKLERKDLALNHSMISLGSCTMKLNAASEMLPLSSAQWGNIHPFAPIEQAEGYQTMLKALEVDLNIITGFAGTSLQPNSGAQGEYAGLMVIRAYHESRNDSHRNICLIPASAHGTNPASAVMAGMKVVVTKTDEKGNIDVADLEEKVAKHADNLAALMVTYPSTHGVFESSIKHITKLIHDNGGQVYMDGANMNAQVGLTNPATIGADVCHLNLHKTFAIPHGGGGPGVGPICVAKQLVPFLPGNPVIKTGGEKAISAISAAPWGSSLVCLISYGYIKMLGEQGLRHSTEIAILNANYIKHRLSGNYEVLYTGEKGRAAHEMILDCRPFKQNGIEVTDIAKRLMDYGFHAPTVSFPVAGTVMIEPTESEGLAELDRFCSAMISIRKEIDEASAEDVDNVLKNAPHTLKMVTADAWKFPYSREKAAFPLEFVSDNKFWPSVRRVDDAYGDRNLICTCAPIEAYMEA; the protein is encoded by the coding sequence ATGAAAACAGACGTGTTTGCATCGCGCCATATCGGCATAAGAGAAGAAGACCTTCAACACATGTTTAAAACAGTGGGTGTTGAAAACCTAGAACAACTAATTTACGAGACCATTCCGAATGATATTCGTTTAAAAACACCACTTGCGCTTGAAGCGCCAATGAGTGAACATAAGTTTTTAGAACACCTTCAAAATCTTTCTGAAAAAAACAAAGTATTTACTACCTATATCGGTTTAGGATACCATGAAAGCTTAACGCCTTCTGTAATTAAAAGAAATATTCTTGAAAATCCAGGATGGTACACGGCATACACCCCTTACCAAGCAGAAATTGCTCAAGGAAGATTAGAGGCATTGCTTAATTTCCAAACCATGATCTGTGATTTAACAGGTATGGAATTGGCAAATGCATCACTCTTAGATGAGAGTACTGCTGCGGCAGAAGCAATGACCATGTTGTATGAAGTACGAAGCAGGGAACAAAAGAAAAATAATGTTGTTAAGTTTTTTGTTTCTGAAGAAATATTGCCACAAACACTTTCGCTACTAAAAACAAGAGCTATTCCTTTGGATATAGAATTAGTGATTGGCAACCATGAAACTTTTGAATTTGGTGCTGATTTTTACGGCGCTATTTTACAATACCCTGGCAAACATGGGCAGGTAAATGATTATGCTAGTTTTATAGCTAAAGCAAAAGAACAAGAAATTAAAGTTGCGGTTGCAGCAGATATCCTAAGCTTAACCCTTTTAACACCTCCAGGAGAATTTGGTGCTGATGTTGTGGTAGGTACCACACAACGCTTTGGAATTCCTTTAGGATATGGTGGGCCACATGCTGCCTTTTTCGCCACCAAAGATGCGTACAAAAGAAGTATTCCTGGCCGTATTATTGGAGTTACTAAAGATACGGATGGCAATCCTGCATTGCGTATGGCATTACAAACTAGAGAGCAACATATTAAACGCGACAAAGCAACCTCTAATATTTGTACCGCACAAGTTTTATTAGCCGTTATGGCAGGAATGTACGCGGTATATCATGGTCCTAAAGGTTTAAAATATATTGCTAAAAAAGTACATACTTCTGCGGCAACACTCGCGGATGCTTTAGAGCAATTAGGCGTATACCAAATTAACACCTCTTATTTTGATACCATTACGGTTAAAGCGGATGCGACATTAGTGAAGCCGGTTGCGGAGAAAAATGAGGTTAACTTTTTATACAGTGATGACCAAACAATTTCTATTGCATTAAATGAAGCTACCTCTTTAGAAGATCTTCAAAAAGTTGTTGCAATTTTCGCGGAAGCTTTAGATAAAGATGTTATTGCTATTGATGTAGTAAAAGACCTATCAGCAATTGCTCCTGTATCTCAAAGAACTTCGCCATTTTTAGAAAATGTAGTATTCAATTCGTATCATTCGGAAACTGAAATGATGCGGTATATTAAAAAATTAGAGCGTAAAGATTTAGCCTTAAATCATTCTATGATTTCATTAGGTTCATGCACCATGAAATTAAATGCTGCTTCTGAAATGCTTCCATTAAGTTCAGCACAGTGGGGAAACATTCATCCCTTTGCTCCAATTGAGCAAGCAGAAGGCTACCAAACAATGCTAAAAGCATTGGAGGTCGACTTAAATATTATCACAGGATTTGCAGGTACTTCATTACAGCCAAATTCTGGTGCACAAGGAGAATATGCCGGTTTAATGGTGATCCGTGCCTACCACGAATCTCGTAATGATAGCCACAGAAACATTTGCTTAATTCCTGCTTCTGCTCATGGTACAAATCCTGCTTCTGCAGTGATGGCCGGAATGAAAGTAGTGGTTACAAAAACCGATGAAAAAGGAAATATTGACGTTGCAGATTTAGAAGAGAAAGTAGCAAAACATGCAGATAATCTTGCTGCCCTAATGGTTACTTACCCTTCTACACACGGTGTTTTTGAATCCTCTATAAAACATATTACTAAACTGATTCACGATAACGGCGGACAAGTATATATGGATGGTGCCAACATGAATGCGCAAGTAGGACTAACAAATCCTGCTACTATTGGTGCAGATGTTTGCCACTTAAATCTACATAAAACCTTTGCAATACCTCATGGTGGTGGCGGACCAGGAGTTGGTCCTATCTGCGTTGCAAAACAACTAGTACCCTTTTTACCAGGTAACCCTGTGATCAAAACTGGAGGCGAAAAAGCCATTAGTGCTATTTCTGCTGCGCCCTGGGGGAGCTCTTTAGTATGCTTAATCTCTTACGGCTATATAAAAATGTTAGGCGAACAAGGACTAAGACATTCTACAGAAATTGCAATTCTAAACGCTAACTATATCAAACATCGTCTAAGCGGAAATTATGAAGTGCTATATACTGGAGAAAAAGGTAGAGCTGCACACGAAATGATTTTAGATTGCAGACCCTTTAAACAAAACGGAATTGAAGTTACGGATATTGCAAAACGCCTAATGGATTATGGTTTCCACGCACCTACTGTTTCTTTCCCTGTTGCGGGAACAGTAATGATAGAGCCTACAGAAAGTGAAGGCTTAGCAGAATTAGATCGTTTTTGTAGCGCCATGATTTCTATTAGAAAAGAAATTGATGAAGCTTCTGCTGAGGATGTAGATAATGTACTTAAAAATGCACCACATACTTTAAAAATGGTTACAGCAGATGCATGGAAATTTCCATACAGCAGAGAGAAAGCTGCGTTCCCATTAGAGTTTGTATCTGATAATAAGTTCTGGCCATCGGTTAGACGTGTTGACGATGCATATGGAGATCGTAATTTAATCTGTACTTGTGCTCCTATTGAAGCCTATATGGAAGCGTAA
- a CDS encoding TIGR01777 family oxidoreductase: MKKLIIAGGSGFLGKEIASYFTTKFTDIVILTRGTTETKNGCRYVTWDGKTLGAWQEEFRSCEVLINMAGRSVDCRYTPKNKKLIMDSRVDATKILGEVITKSKNPPQVWINSSTATIYRHSLDQQMDEATGEIGTGFSVAVAKAWEEAFYASITPNTRKVALRTSIVLAKNGGALVPIVQLAKMGFGGKQGKGNQQFSWIHCDDFLESINFIIENDHLIGAVNSVAPEPVTNSFLMKTIRKQLKIPFGIPLPKFLLEIGARLIKTETELILKSRNVIPQKLTDAGFKFKFNTIKGALEDLI; encoded by the coding sequence ATGAAAAAATTAATTATTGCTGGCGGTTCTGGTTTTCTAGGAAAAGAGATTGCTAGCTATTTTACTACAAAATTTACGGATATTGTTATTCTTACACGAGGTACTACCGAAACCAAAAATGGGTGTCGCTATGTAACTTGGGATGGAAAAACACTTGGCGCTTGGCAAGAAGAATTTAGGTCTTGTGAGGTACTCATCAATATGGCAGGGCGCTCTGTAGATTGCCGGTATACCCCTAAAAATAAAAAACTAATTATGGATTCTCGTGTAGACGCTACCAAAATATTGGGCGAAGTAATTACTAAAAGTAAAAATCCGCCGCAAGTATGGATCAATTCTTCTACAGCCACAATCTACAGACACTCCTTAGATCAACAAATGGACGAAGCAACGGGTGAAATTGGTACAGGGTTTTCTGTTGCTGTTGCCAAAGCTTGGGAGGAAGCGTTTTATGCGAGTATCACACCTAACACCCGAAAAGTAGCCTTACGCACCTCTATTGTATTGGCTAAAAATGGCGGAGCGCTGGTTCCTATTGTACAATTAGCAAAAATGGGCTTTGGCGGTAAACAAGGTAAAGGAAACCAGCAATTTAGTTGGATTCACTGTGATGACTTTTTAGAAAGCATCAACTTTATCATAGAAAACGATCACTTAATTGGTGCTGTAAACAGTGTTGCTCCAGAACCTGTTACCAATTCATTTTTAATGAAAACTATCCGTAAACAATTAAAAATTCCATTTGGGATTCCCCTTCCTAAGTTCCTGTTGGAAATTGGCGCACGACTCATTAAAACAGAAACTGAACTTATTTTAAAAAGTAGAAATGTAATTCCTCAAAAATTAACCGATGCAGGATTCAAATTTAAATTCAACACTATAAAAGGTGCCTTAGAAGATTTAATATAG
- a CDS encoding SAM-dependent methyltransferase: METTLLNLSEITTPKTTQNRMEMVSFYNGATADYKFWSTDYNMHFGYFIPFKTNPFKRDSMLNEMNNQVLKKLALSTTSNTLVDLGCGMGGTMRYALNRHEKLSAFGVTLSNFQVKKGNHLLKKMKGVILKQNYNQTSFNANFFDVATAIESFCHSGHSNQSFKEAYRILKPNGKLVITDAFLKINEEELCHGGNYAYQKLCNHWSLERLGTITTVVQDLKDQGFSKVEVEDASFRVAPSVLHVPFAILGFALKSLFQNKHLKKESFHNLKGSFYALLTGLHMRSFGYYIITCTK, translated from the coding sequence ATGGAAACCACACTACTAAATCTATCAGAAATTACCACACCTAAAACTACTCAAAACCGTATGGAGATGGTCAGTTTTTATAATGGTGCTACCGCAGATTATAAGTTTTGGAGTACGGACTACAACATGCATTTTGGCTATTTTATTCCTTTTAAAACCAACCCGTTTAAAAGGGACTCCATGCTAAATGAGATGAACAATCAAGTACTTAAGAAATTAGCACTTTCTACTACATCAAATACCCTTGTAGATTTAGGCTGTGGTATGGGCGGCACCATGCGGTATGCATTAAATAGACATGAAAAATTATCGGCTTTCGGGGTTACCTTATCAAATTTTCAAGTCAAAAAAGGAAACCATTTACTTAAAAAAATGAAAGGAGTTATTCTTAAGCAGAATTATAATCAAACCTCCTTTAACGCTAATTTTTTTGATGTTGCGACCGCAATAGAAAGCTTCTGTCACTCTGGTCATAGCAATCAATCATTCAAAGAAGCGTACCGTATTTTAAAACCAAATGGGAAACTTGTTATTACAGATGCCTTTTTAAAGATAAATGAAGAGGAACTATGTCATGGTGGGAACTATGCTTACCAAAAACTTTGCAACCACTGGAGTTTAGAAAGGCTAGGAACCATAACTACTGTTGTACAAGATTTAAAAGATCAAGGTTTTTCTAAAGTTGAGGTGGAAGACGCCTCCTTTAGAGTTGCCCCTTCGGTACTACATGTACCGTTTGCAATTTTAGGTTTTGCCCTCAAAAGTTTATTTCAAAACAAGCACTTAAAAAAAGAAAGTTTCCATAATTTGAAAGGCTCATTTTATGCACTGCTTACAGGGCTACACATGCGTAGCTTTGGTTATTATATCATTACCTGTACTAAATAA
- a CDS encoding sigma-70 family RNA polymerase sigma factor: MTSHSLHPDTWVDQYADYLFNYAVIRVSDAEIAKDIVQETFLAGLKSAKNFKGEAAERTWLISILKRKVIDHYRKINSNKGKAEVRMTYNSSVDSDGDWLEEQVADPFSILENDGIENEELGSAIHDCISKLPKKQGQVFKMKTIQGISTEDICNELEINPSNLWVMIHRSRTALMDCLNQNWFNI; the protein is encoded by the coding sequence ATGACATCACATTCATTGCATCCAGATACATGGGTAGACCAATATGCCGATTACTTATTTAACTATGCAGTAATCCGTGTTAGTGATGCCGAAATAGCCAAAGACATTGTTCAAGAAACTTTTTTAGCCGGATTAAAATCTGCTAAAAATTTTAAAGGAGAAGCTGCAGAACGTACTTGGTTAATCTCTATTCTTAAACGAAAAGTCATTGATCATTATCGAAAAATTAATTCGAATAAAGGTAAGGCCGAGGTAAGAATGACCTATAATTCTAGTGTTGATAGTGATGGCGATTGGTTAGAAGAGCAAGTAGCCGATCCCTTTAGTATATTAGAAAACGACGGTATTGAAAATGAAGAATTAGGTTCTGCTATCCATGATTGCATTAGTAAATTACCAAAAAAACAGGGCCAAGTTTTTAAAATGAAAACAATTCAAGGAATAAGTACTGAAGATATTTGTAATGAATTAGAAATTAATCCGTCAAATCTTTGGGTAATGATTCATAGGTCAAGAACAGCCTTGATGGATTGCCTTAATCAAAATTGGTTTAATATATGA
- a CDS encoding DUF3037 domain-containing protein, which produces MQDRVKYEFAIIRIVPKVEREEFFNVGVIVFSRPKKFLAMKYHINQKKLGSFVCEKDFEALNAYLKGWDLVCKGEASGGAIGKLDITDRFRWLTASRSTIIQSSMTHSGLTEDPEKELETIFKDCVL; this is translated from the coding sequence ATGCAAGATAGAGTGAAGTACGAATTTGCTATTATTAGAATAGTTCCGAAAGTAGAGCGCGAAGAATTTTTTAATGTGGGGGTGATTGTATTTTCTAGGCCTAAGAAATTCTTAGCCATGAAATACCATATTAACCAAAAAAAACTGGGCAGCTTTGTCTGTGAGAAAGATTTTGAGGCTTTAAATGCCTATTTAAAAGGTTGGGATTTGGTATGTAAAGGCGAAGCTTCTGGCGGTGCTATTGGTAAATTGGATATCACAGATCGGTTCCGTTGGTTAACCGCTTCCCGCAGTACCATCATCCAAAGTTCTATGACTCACTCTGGTTTAACAGAAGATCCTGAAAAAGAGTTAGAAACTATTTTTAAAGATTGTGTGCTGTAA
- a CDS encoding methyltransferase domain-containing protein has protein sequence MYENTFPNKRFEHTLSFLQKHVTTSQSILDLGVENPFSKIMTERGFKVKNTGGEDLDLDFSSVVSSDAEVVTAFEIFEHLIAPFNVLREIKADKLVASIPMRLWFSPAYQSKTDKWDRHYHEFEDWQFDWLLEKAGWKIVDRIKFTNPVHKIGFRPLLRKFTPRYYMVYAERI, from the coding sequence ATGTACGAAAACACGTTTCCGAATAAGCGATTTGAGCATACTTTAAGCTTTTTACAAAAACATGTAACTACTTCGCAATCTATTCTTGATTTAGGAGTAGAAAATCCGTTTTCAAAAATAATGACGGAACGTGGTTTTAAGGTGAAAAATACAGGTGGTGAAGATTTAGACTTAGACTTTTCTTCAGTCGTTTCTTCTGATGCGGAAGTCGTGACAGCTTTTGAAATATTTGAGCACCTCATAGCTCCATTTAATGTTTTACGTGAGATAAAGGCTGATAAATTGGTTGCCAGTATTCCTATGCGATTATGGTTCTCACCAGCCTACCAGAGTAAAACGGATAAATGGGACCGTCATTATCATGAATTTGAGGATTGGCAGTTTGATTGGCTCTTAGAAAAAGCAGGTTGGAAAATTGTAGACCGTATTAAATTTACGAATCCTGTCCATAAAATAGGCTTTAGACCCTTACTTAGAAAATTTACCCCTAGATATTATATGGTTTACGCAGAACGCATATAA